Proteins from a single region of Runella sp. SP2:
- a CDS encoding MBL fold metallo-hydrolase RNA specificity domain-containing protein, whose product MKLTFWGASQQVTGSMYLLELENDYRILIDCGSDFESGDRRRALNDTPSPFPNALFPFEAPSINVVLLTHAHIDHSGNIPNLYRDGYEGQVLCTDSTFALTSILLKDAAMLNQKRINELNSADSQRKRKKGKKKELPKDLYLEKQVRQALENFVPLAFNRRFRVSDNVIITFIPAGHLLGAAHIVVEVWENGQKKTIGFSGDVGRKGYPLLIDPATLPPVDFLVCETTYGNRLHEKGISPDLALADVIKRTCVDIPGRLIIPSFSVGRTQALLYTLNKLYNNQQLPPIKVFADSPLAFESSRVYQRNVRMLNREAREFNEENESLFDFENLIYLESTDASRAISNHVEPCIIISSSGMVQGGRVEYHVAQNISNPYCTILLIGYCAEGTLGWRLLNGQTTLRIRGKDEQVLANIEKIDVFSGHGDKEDLLTFVQQQAPAELKKIFLVHGEKPSMDHFKNTLQSVGYENIEIPTKGQTFEL is encoded by the coding sequence ATGAAATTAACTTTTTGGGGGGCTTCACAACAGGTTACTGGTAGCATGTACCTCCTAGAATTGGAAAACGATTACCGTATTTTGATTGACTGTGGTTCTGATTTTGAAAGCGGCGACCGAAGACGCGCGCTCAACGATACCCCATCCCCATTTCCAAATGCACTTTTCCCTTTTGAAGCTCCGTCAATTAACGTAGTATTACTGACTCACGCCCATATTGATCACTCTGGAAATATCCCAAACTTGTATCGAGATGGATACGAAGGACAAGTACTATGTACTGATTCTACTTTTGCTCTAACCAGTATATTGCTCAAAGATGCAGCAATGCTGAATCAGAAGCGAATCAATGAATTGAACAGTGCGGATTCGCAACGTAAACGAAAAAAAGGCAAAAAAAAAGAGCTTCCTAAAGATTTATACCTCGAAAAACAAGTACGTCAAGCACTCGAAAACTTTGTTCCACTTGCATTCAATCGCCGTTTTAGGGTATCCGACAATGTCATCATTACTTTTATCCCTGCGGGGCATTTATTAGGTGCAGCACATATCGTAGTTGAAGTTTGGGAAAACGGGCAGAAAAAAACCATTGGATTTTCGGGTGATGTGGGCCGTAAAGGCTATCCACTACTTATTGACCCCGCCACTTTGCCCCCAGTTGATTTCTTGGTATGTGAAACAACTTACGGAAATCGTTTGCATGAAAAAGGAATTTCGCCTGATTTGGCTTTGGCAGATGTTATCAAACGTACCTGCGTTGACATTCCAGGGCGGCTTATTATTCCGTCTTTTAGCGTGGGCCGAACCCAAGCATTATTATATACTTTGAATAAATTATATAATAATCAGCAACTTCCTCCCATTAAGGTTTTTGCCGACAGTCCACTTGCTTTTGAAAGCTCGCGGGTCTATCAGCGGAACGTTCGGATGCTAAACCGCGAGGCCCGTGAGTTTAATGAAGAGAATGAATCCTTGTTTGACTTTGAAAATTTAATCTACCTCGAAAGTACAGACGCCAGCCGTGCTATTTCAAACCATGTAGAGCCTTGTATCATCATTTCTTCCTCTGGAATGGTGCAGGGTGGACGCGTCGAATACCATGTGGCTCAGAACATTAGCAACCCTTACTGTACCATTTTACTCATTGGTTATTGTGCCGAAGGAACACTCGGATGGAGGCTTCTCAATGGCCAAACGACACTACGCATTCGAGGGAAAGACGAGCAAGTATTGGCCAATATCGAAAAAATTGACGTATTTAGCGGCCACGGAGACAAAGAAGACCTTCTGACGTTTGTTCAGCAACAGGCACCTGCCGAGTTAAAAAAAATCTTCCTTGTCCACGGGGAAAAGCCAAGTATGGACCACTTTAAAAACACTTTACAATCAGTCGGTTACGAAAATATCGAGATCCCTACAAAGGGACAAACTTTTGAATTGTAA
- a CDS encoding Lrp/AsnC ligand binding domain-containing protein, translating to MERNLEIDKIDATDLKILALLLEDAHLAYTEIGKRVHVSGGTVHVRMKKLEQLGIVKGAQLLVDQTKLGWDISAFLGIYLDKSSLYEEVAIELERIPEVVNIHYTTGIYSIFAKIVCRDTEHLRQVLHDKIQKVGGIQRTETFISLEERIARPIPLAE from the coding sequence ATGGAACGAAATTTAGAAATTGATAAAATTGACGCAACTGACTTAAAAATTTTAGCGCTTCTTTTAGAAGATGCACACCTAGCTTACACCGAAATTGGCAAACGGGTTCATGTTTCAGGAGGGACAGTTCATGTGCGAATGAAAAAACTTGAACAGCTTGGAATTGTAAAAGGGGCACAATTATTGGTTGATCAAACTAAATTAGGCTGGGATATTAGCGCTTTTTTAGGTATATATTTAGATAAAAGCTCGCTCTATGAAGAAGTAGCCATTGAGCTAGAACGTATTCCAGAAGTAGTTAACATTCATTACACTACGGGTATTTACAGCATTTTTGCTAAAATCGTTTGTCGTGATACTGAACATCTGCGGCAAGTTCTTCACGATAAAATTCAAAAAGTAGGTGGTATTCAACGAACCGAAACATTTATCTCCTTAGAGGAACGAATCGCCCGCCCTATTCCGTTAGCAGAATAA
- a CDS encoding DUF819 domain-containing protein yields the protein MLLLTVFTSDAVVLGLLFIILAGVFYTANLKHPLWTKFYAIFPPLLLCYFIPGVLNSFKIISGEESKLYSVVSQYFLPACLVYFTLGMDFKAVVRLGPKALLVFLAGTLGVMLGGPIAVAIVKTFAPEVVGGSGSDAVWRGLSTIAGSWIGGGANQTALKEVFQPSDRLFSQVIAVDVIVAEIWMAVLIYGAGKAAKIDYYFKADATAIDELKTKLELEHKISQRIPTLNDLMMIAAVGFGATAFAHFVADLVAPCLKLNYPSLERFSLTSSFFWVVSVVTFLGILLSFTRLRQLEFAGASKIGSLFLYVLVATIGMKMDIFAVAENPGLFLVGILWMTIHVMVTLLVAKWLRAPFFFTAVGSQANVGGAASAPVVAAAFHPSLASVGVLLAILGYALGTYGGYLTGLMMQWVAE from the coding sequence ATGTTACTTCTCACTGTTTTTACTTCTGACGCCGTCGTTCTTGGCTTACTTTTTATCATTTTGGCAGGTGTTTTTTATACGGCTAATTTAAAACACCCACTTTGGACAAAGTTTTACGCAATTTTTCCTCCCTTACTTCTTTGTTATTTTATCCCAGGAGTTTTAAACTCTTTTAAAATCATTTCAGGAGAGGAGTCCAAACTCTATTCAGTGGTTTCCCAATATTTTTTACCAGCGTGTTTGGTTTATTTTACGCTTGGGATGGACTTTAAAGCGGTAGTACGTTTAGGGCCGAAAGCACTTCTTGTGTTTTTGGCAGGAACGTTGGGGGTGATGCTTGGTGGTCCAATAGCAGTAGCGATTGTTAAAACGTTTGCTCCTGAGGTGGTTGGCGGCTCAGGCTCTGATGCTGTTTGGAGGGGGCTATCTACCATTGCGGGAAGTTGGATTGGGGGAGGGGCAAATCAAACTGCGTTAAAAGAAGTTTTTCAACCAAGTGATCGTCTTTTTTCGCAAGTGATTGCAGTAGATGTCATTGTGGCGGAAATTTGGATGGCGGTACTAATTTACGGTGCAGGAAAAGCTGCTAAAATTGATTATTATTTTAAAGCAGATGCTACTGCTATTGATGAATTAAAAACAAAGCTTGAACTAGAACACAAAATATCTCAGAGAATTCCAACACTAAATGATTTGATGATGATTGCCGCGGTTGGTTTTGGCGCTACGGCCTTTGCTCATTTTGTGGCAGACTTGGTTGCTCCTTGTCTCAAACTTAATTATCCTTCTCTTGAAAGGTTTAGCTTAACTTCGTCGTTTTTCTGGGTTGTTTCGGTCGTTACATTTTTGGGTATTTTACTCTCTTTTACCCGATTGCGCCAACTTGAATTTGCGGGAGCTTCAAAAATTGGTAGTTTATTCCTCTATGTACTTGTGGCAACCATTGGGATGAAAATGGATATTTTTGCCGTGGCCGAAAACCCTGGATTATTTCTCGTAGGGATTCTATGGATGACCATACATGTAATGGTTACCTTGTTGGTTGCTAAATGGTTAAGAGCACCTTTTTTCTTTACAGCAGTGGGTTCGCAAGCCAATGTAGGAGGTGCTGCTTCGGCACCAGTTGTTGCCGCGGCTTTCCATCCTTCGCTGGCATCTGTCGGTGTGTTACTGGCAATATTGGGGTATGCGCTAGGAACGTATGGGGGGTATTTGACTGGATTGATGATGCAATGGGTAGCAGAATAA
- a CDS encoding gliding motility-associated C-terminal domain-containing protein, which produces MSANYEFGSTDKIYGFENFSSYSGVAAIPNTTVPKTEWVAGTGGQTTMCFSEPVTNPLLLISSLGSFVYSPVTLRFSEPFVVGFNGPGIKNVSSYSITGEEGYAILLFPGTFTCLTIFSDTPENYTNITWGLQPPIFPVKITEDSKSCGSTVLTASGGTSYRWSGGKNPTNATNTFEESGVYSVTATDANRCTSIALKVVNVPPKVQDATINKTICQGEIYEGYSSSGTYKDNFKTALGCDSSRTLNLSVIGLPQVTFNPTNEFCEGNIVELSPTITPNNLPVSYKWTTGETTSKINVAKTGTYALTVSNGACSKSFSTTVVVGKPPELKPNETLCFSSPSMVLDAGALGTNTYSYFWASSNTTNPQVTIFQPGTYTVKVSTLGGGCVTSKTITVLPTPQVDLGLDKITCEGEAVTLRPNVNASGGSINYSWSNGSTGIETRVSQSGQYILTATQGPCAGRDTIIVRNHPLPNIAREVTTCNEKPLFAAENDDSDLTYLWDSGETTRSIQAQPDGIYRVKVTNQFGCSLLRTITVSGPCNPRFYVPDIFTPNADGVNDSFKAIMVGGEIVSLTVYNRWGHPVYFEQSKDPQWDGTFKDAAAPNGSYVYLLQYKIQNSESISEFRGAILLER; this is translated from the coding sequence ATGAGCGCCAATTACGAGTTTGGTTCTACGGATAAAATATATGGGTTTGAGAATTTTAGCAGTTATAGCGGGGTTGCGGCCATTCCAAATACAACTGTTCCCAAAACAGAGTGGGTTGCTGGTACAGGGGGACAAACAACCATGTGTTTTTCTGAACCAGTCACAAACCCTCTATTACTCATTTCTTCCCTAGGCAGTTTTGTTTATAGCCCCGTGACACTTCGCTTTTCTGAGCCTTTTGTCGTCGGTTTCAATGGCCCTGGAATCAAAAATGTCAGTAGTTATTCAATCACTGGGGAAGAAGGTTATGCCATATTATTATTTCCTGGCACTTTTACCTGTTTAACCATTTTCTCAGATACACCCGAGAATTACACAAATATCACTTGGGGGCTTCAACCTCCTATCTTTCCTGTTAAAATAACCGAAGACTCAAAATCATGTGGAAGTACTGTTTTAACCGCGAGTGGCGGCACTTCTTATAGATGGTCTGGCGGAAAAAATCCCACGAATGCAACCAATACATTCGAGGAGAGCGGGGTTTACTCCGTAACCGCAACAGACGCTAATCGTTGTACTTCAATCGCCCTAAAAGTTGTTAATGTCCCCCCCAAAGTACAAGACGCTACTATTAATAAAACCATTTGTCAAGGCGAAATCTATGAGGGGTATTCGTCCAGCGGAACTTATAAAGATAACTTTAAAACAGCCCTAGGCTGCGATAGTAGTCGAACCTTGAATTTGAGTGTAATCGGCTTACCTCAAGTCACTTTTAATCCAACCAACGAATTCTGTGAAGGAAATATCGTAGAGCTATCTCCAACTATTACCCCCAATAATCTCCCTGTTTCTTACAAATGGACGACAGGAGAGACTACCTCAAAAATCAACGTGGCAAAAACAGGAACTTATGCACTAACCGTTTCTAATGGTGCTTGTTCTAAATCATTTTCTACCACCGTTGTCGTTGGTAAACCACCTGAATTAAAACCAAATGAAACCCTTTGTTTTTCATCTCCTTCAATGGTTTTGGATGCAGGAGCACTAGGAACTAATACTTATTCGTATTTTTGGGCATCTTCCAATACCACCAACCCTCAAGTAACTATTTTCCAACCTGGAACATACACTGTAAAGGTAAGTACGCTGGGTGGCGGATGTGTTACAAGCAAAACCATTACCGTATTGCCAACTCCACAAGTTGATTTAGGGCTTGACAAAATTACTTGTGAAGGTGAGGCTGTCACCTTACGTCCCAACGTAAATGCTTCGGGTGGGAGCATCAACTACAGTTGGTCGAACGGAAGCACAGGTATCGAAACAAGAGTATCACAAAGTGGTCAATATATTTTAACAGCGACACAAGGGCCTTGTGCTGGCCGCGACACTATCATTGTGAGGAACCATCCATTACCTAATATCGCTAGAGAAGTAACTACATGTAATGAAAAACCGCTTTTCGCCGCTGAAAACGACGATAGTGATTTAACCTATTTATGGGATTCAGGAGAGACAACGAGGTCGATACAAGCACAACCCGACGGTATTTATCGAGTGAAAGTAACCAATCAATTTGGCTGTTCTCTACTTCGAACCATTACCGTTTCAGGGCCATGTAACCCCCGATTCTATGTTCCAGATATCTTTACTCCAAACGCTGACGGCGTCAATGATTCTTTCAAAGCCATCATGGTGGGGGGTGAAATCGTTAGCCTTACAGTTTATAACCGCTGGGGACATCCTGTCTATTTTGAACAAAGTAAAGATCCCCAATGGGACGGGACATTTAAAGATGCTGCTGCTCCCAATGGCTCCTATGTTTACCTTTTACAATACAAGATTCAAAATAGTGAGTCAATTTCCGAGTTCAGAGGGGCTATTTTGCTCGAACGCTAA
- a CDS encoding DUF5686 and carboxypeptidase-like regulatory domain-containing protein produces the protein MIKHLFINKAIPLLISILLCWNEGFGQTTYTISGRITDAQTGEAVPFAAVAIKGKTVGVTTNFEGFYTLKTTQIGDSLVVSSMSYRKRAKAIVPNQLTQTIDFQLEGSEFKLQEVKVYAGENPAYNILRRVVKQKPLHNPNRLQAYEYESYSKIEVDVDNLSERFKKRRAMKQITGAVEQFDKIAGEDGRPVIPIYLSESISNYYFREDPRKKKEHILKTKISGIAVTDGSLISQMIGSSFQQYNFYQNWLSVLDKDFHSPIADGWKNTYDYYLIDTTFVAGYWCYHIDYEPKRPQDLAFSGSFWVDTLSHALVQIDASVGKSANINFVEKIKLQQEYEQIGDSTWMPVKSRVLIDVAELTDSTAGMLVKFYTSNRNIIPNKPHPPKFYDYPIELSESYKEYPADYWDKARHEPLTAGEQTAYRLIDSVKQVPIMRTYIEVFNMFVNGYKRIPKVNIDVGPFLYLYSNNAIEGHRIRIGAKTNPDFSRKWVLSGSTAYGTLDKEWKYNFNVDYIFSRKPWTIGGISHSYDLERVGLSSEAIGNNVLFGALTKWGNVRRGYFEGITSAYLKRELLRGLTQTVGLRHRTFQPIYPFAFKTAPSLGDRSPIQSNYETAELFFETRWGKDEIFIYNENERLTLGTQKWPLVVFRYQLGLRKFLNSDFSYHRLSLNVKQSFRVGIWGRSNYNITMGYIPSTLPYPLLYTPLGNESVFYVDNAFNLMNYFEFVSDRYLQLRYEHNFEGLLFNRLPAIKRLKWRFLANAKVLYGSIHPSNMNLLAPTNAQGQTVLGFNSLGNTPYVEVGYAIDNIFKVLRVDAVHRLTYRQNPNVTPFAVKFSFWFNI, from the coding sequence GTGATTAAACATCTATTCATCAACAAAGCTATTCCCTTACTCATCTCCATTTTACTATGTTGGAATGAAGGTTTTGGCCAAACAACCTACACCATTTCGGGCAGAATCACAGACGCTCAAACGGGTGAAGCAGTGCCTTTTGCTGCAGTCGCAATCAAAGGAAAAACGGTAGGAGTAACGACCAACTTTGAGGGTTTTTATACCCTTAAAACAACCCAAATTGGTGATTCATTGGTGGTTTCGTCCATGTCGTATCGAAAACGAGCGAAAGCAATTGTACCGAATCAACTCACTCAAACCATTGATTTCCAACTTGAAGGCTCGGAATTTAAACTTCAAGAAGTAAAAGTTTACGCAGGCGAAAACCCTGCCTATAACATTTTAAGGAGAGTTGTTAAGCAAAAACCATTGCACAATCCCAATAGACTCCAAGCGTACGAATACGAAAGTTACAGTAAAATAGAAGTGGATGTTGACAATCTCTCAGAACGTTTTAAGAAACGGAGAGCGATGAAGCAAATCACAGGCGCTGTTGAGCAATTTGATAAAATCGCGGGCGAAGATGGGCGCCCTGTTATTCCAATATATTTGTCAGAATCCATTTCCAACTATTATTTCCGCGAAGACCCTCGAAAAAAGAAAGAACATATTCTCAAAACCAAAATATCTGGCATTGCTGTGACAGACGGCAGCTTGATTTCACAGATGATTGGATCTTCTTTTCAACAGTATAATTTTTACCAAAATTGGCTTAGTGTTCTTGATAAAGATTTCCATTCTCCCATTGCCGACGGCTGGAAAAACACCTACGACTATTATTTAATCGATACCACCTTTGTGGCGGGATATTGGTGTTATCATATTGATTATGAACCAAAACGACCCCAAGACTTGGCTTTTAGTGGCTCATTTTGGGTGGATACCCTAAGCCACGCGTTGGTGCAAATAGATGCGTCGGTTGGAAAAAGCGCGAATATTAACTTTGTAGAAAAGATAAAACTACAACAAGAATATGAGCAAATTGGCGATAGTACTTGGATGCCAGTGAAATCGCGGGTACTTATTGACGTAGCCGAACTGACGGACTCTACCGCAGGCATGTTGGTTAAGTTTTATACTTCAAATCGGAACATTATTCCCAATAAACCACACCCTCCCAAGTTTTATGATTATCCCATAGAATTATCAGAAAGTTACAAAGAGTACCCCGCTGATTATTGGGACAAGGCACGCCACGAACCCCTAACAGCTGGAGAACAAACAGCGTATAGGCTCATTGACTCCGTAAAACAGGTACCAATCATGCGTACATACATCGAAGTATTTAACATGTTTGTTAATGGCTATAAACGTATTCCGAAAGTCAACATAGACGTTGGTCCTTTTCTATACCTATACTCAAACAATGCGATTGAAGGGCACCGCATTCGCATTGGAGCCAAAACCAACCCAGATTTCAGTCGAAAATGGGTATTGAGCGGTTCGACGGCCTATGGTACCCTCGACAAAGAATGGAAATATAATTTTAATGTTGATTATATTTTCAGTCGAAAACCCTGGACCATTGGGGGTATTAGCCATAGTTATGACCTCGAACGCGTAGGTTTGTCCTCTGAAGCGATTGGCAATAACGTTTTATTTGGTGCACTAACAAAATGGGGAAATGTACGAAGGGGGTATTTTGAGGGAATCACTTCTGCTTACCTCAAGCGAGAATTATTAAGAGGATTAACCCAAACGGTTGGGCTACGTCACCGAACTTTTCAGCCCATCTATCCTTTTGCGTTCAAAACAGCCCCATCTCTTGGCGATCGGTCACCTATTCAGAGTAATTATGAAACGGCTGAATTATTCTTTGAAACACGTTGGGGTAAAGATGAAATTTTCATTTATAACGAAAATGAACGGCTAACTTTGGGCACACAAAAGTGGCCTTTGGTAGTTTTTCGTTATCAACTTGGTTTGCGCAAGTTTCTCAACAGTGATTTTAGCTACCATCGCTTGTCGCTCAATGTTAAACAAAGCTTTAGAGTGGGTATTTGGGGGCGTTCCAACTATAACATCACCATGGGATATATTCCATCCACCCTCCCCTATCCTTTACTATATACCCCACTTGGAAACGAGTCAGTTTTTTACGTTGACAATGCCTTTAACCTGATGAACTACTTTGAATTTGTGAGCGACCGTTATCTTCAATTACGATACGAGCACAATTTTGAAGGACTTCTCTTTAACCGCTTACCCGCTATCAAAAGGCTTAAATGGCGATTCTTAGCCAATGCAAAAGTTTTGTATGGCAGTATTCACCCTTCCAACATGAATCTGCTTGCTCCTACTAACGCACAGGGTCAAACAGTCCTTGGATTTAATAGCTTAGGAAACACCCCTTACGTAGAGGTTGGATATGCCATTGACAATATTTTTAAGGTACTCAGAGTTGACGCAGTTCATCGCCTCACCTATCGCCAAAACCCCAATGTCACGCCTTTTGCGGTGAAGTTTTCGTTTTGGTTTAATATTTAG
- a CDS encoding DUF2452 domain-containing protein — protein MEKNPINPDKVAENPGLMAYAHSVGGAVIKPVDMGKAKGKAVLAMRQQTERQLNQIYQQMATLAQQAKELRQRVDVSERIYGAQMNFEPVLNETYYVYEKEDGKDVLSMVAPNEWGRAYKFSRFIAKVTMLADHTWHVEYNESQD, from the coding sequence ATGGAGAAAAACCCAATAAATCCTGATAAAGTAGCTGAAAACCCTGGACTCATGGCCTATGCCCACTCAGTCGGTGGGGCAGTCATTAAGCCTGTTGACATGGGCAAAGCAAAAGGGAAAGCCGTGTTGGCCATGCGTCAACAGACCGAGCGCCAACTTAATCAAATTTATCAGCAAATGGCAACATTGGCACAGCAAGCCAAAGAACTTCGTCAACGTGTTGATGTATCAGAAAGAATTTACGGTGCCCAAATGAATTTTGAACCCGTCTTGAACGAAACGTACTATGTATATGAAAAGGAAGATGGAAAAGACGTTTTGTCAATGGTTGCACCAAATGAATGGGGGCGTGCCTACAAATTTAGCCGTTTTATTGCCAAAGTGACCATGCTCGCCGACCATACATGGCACGTTGAATACAACGAAAGCCAAGATTAA